From a region of the Streptomyces sp. NBC_01454 genome:
- a CDS encoding purine-cytosine permease family protein — MTFEESAFAGRMPARAGDLAVERHGIEPVPENNRYGKPARLFTVWFAPNLTMTGVFSGTVGVTLGLDFWTAFTAMVLGTLVGAVPAAYLGTWGSRTGTGQLPLSRLAFGRGVALPGIMQWLSSVAWDALIGLFGGEALAQLLGWPFWLGALVILLLQGAVGVFGYEALHRLQTVMTFVLGAAFLVLGAKLLSGVPLPLHGSAHGADRLGAFVLTSTIALSLAVSWAPYASDFSRYLPRTTSGPRMFWYSLLGMVLSFAWVQALGLWGAALFTDQTAAGVHKLLGGGALGAFGLLAIAAAAVCSNAMNDYSGSLALQTAGIRVPRPLAAAAAAALGFLLVLWLHDADTTVRFQNLLLFVGYWIPGFVGIVLVDARLRARARQGAPIDVEAEFARPQPWWPACVAFVVAFAAAVPFMDTTLFVGPVAAALHGADIAYYVAFLVSVAVYLPLRLVLSARTAGPALTSDGRPVDRRM; from the coding sequence ATGACCTTCGAAGAATCCGCCTTCGCGGGGCGGATGCCCGCCCGGGCCGGCGACCTGGCGGTCGAGCGGCACGGAATCGAGCCGGTGCCCGAAAACAACCGCTACGGAAAGCCTGCCCGCCTTTTCACCGTATGGTTCGCGCCCAACCTGACCATGACCGGTGTGTTCTCCGGCACGGTCGGCGTGACCCTGGGGCTGGACTTCTGGACGGCGTTCACCGCCATGGTGCTCGGCACGCTCGTCGGTGCGGTGCCGGCCGCCTACCTCGGCACCTGGGGCAGCCGGACCGGGACGGGACAGCTGCCGCTGTCGCGGCTGGCCTTCGGGCGTGGCGTGGCGCTGCCCGGCATCATGCAGTGGCTCTCCTCCGTCGCCTGGGACGCGCTCATCGGCCTCTTCGGCGGTGAGGCGCTGGCCCAGCTGCTCGGCTGGCCGTTCTGGCTCGGTGCGCTGGTGATCCTGCTGCTCCAGGGTGCGGTCGGCGTCTTCGGCTACGAAGCGCTCCACCGGCTCCAAACGGTGATGACCTTCGTGCTGGGCGCCGCCTTCCTGGTCCTCGGCGCCAAGCTGCTGTCCGGTGTGCCGCTTCCCCTGCACGGGTCCGCGCACGGCGCCGACCGCCTCGGCGCCTTCGTCCTGACCAGCACCATCGCGCTGAGTCTGGCCGTCTCGTGGGCCCCCTACGCCTCGGACTTCAGCCGCTATCTGCCCCGTACGACGTCCGGGCCCCGGATGTTCTGGTACTCCCTGCTCGGCATGGTGCTGTCCTTCGCCTGGGTGCAGGCGCTCGGCCTGTGGGGCGCGGCGCTGTTCACCGACCAGACCGCCGCCGGGGTGCACAAACTGCTGGGCGGCGGCGCGCTCGGCGCCTTCGGTCTGCTGGCCATCGCGGCCGCCGCGGTGTGCAGCAACGCCATGAACGACTACAGCGGCTCGCTGGCGCTCCAGACGGCCGGCATCCGGGTGCCGCGGCCACTCGCCGCGGCCGCCGCGGCCGCACTCGGCTTTCTGCTGGTGCTGTGGCTGCACGACGCGGACACCACGGTGCGCTTCCAGAACCTGCTGCTGTTCGTGGGCTACTGGATCCCCGGATTCGTGGGCATCGTGCTGGTCGACGCGCGACTGCGGGCCAGGGCCCGGCAGGGTGCGCCGATCGACGTCGAGGCCGAGTTCGCCCGCCCTCAGCCGTGGTGGCCCGCCTGTGTCGCCTTCGTGGTCGCCTTCGCCGCGGCGGTGCCGTTCATGGACACCACCCTGTTCGTCGGTCCGGTCGCGGCCGCGCTGCACGGTGCCGATATCGCCTACTACGTTGCCTTCCTGGTCTCCGTCGCGGTCTATCTGCCGCTGCGGCTTGTGCTGTCTGCGCGTACGGCCGGGCCCGCTCTGACCAGCGACGGACGGCCGGTGGATCGAAGGATGTAG
- a CDS encoding CPBP family glutamic-type intramembrane protease, whose product MAASSDSVTEAARGSAVRAWGRALLGGAVMAGALGAGNALGGALVRTVGAEGYLRQLLPAVLVSALAVPVVLLLRAGRPAGRRPLGLGPPSSAPRGFLRGLAVTVSCAVAVLGAGTALGWVRWSEPDPAALTSFLAGNAVVAVLLEALPEEVTLRGLAWVSLRDRFGGVLSALGTTAVFLLVPAASTVVQAGVSRAVGVAAPPVGLAPAGQDPVAYAVLLFVFGLTLVAARTAPGPAPLWAAIGTHVVFLSVNRVVFEGAARGTGWSAEVGADHSAVLVLGYLAATAMIFVGVRVVSARGRGRG is encoded by the coding sequence ATGGCGGCAAGCTCGGATTCGGTGACGGAAGCGGCCCGGGGATCCGCCGTGCGGGCCTGGGGGAGGGCGCTGCTCGGTGGTGCGGTGATGGCGGGGGCGCTGGGAGCGGGGAACGCCCTGGGCGGGGCGCTCGTCCGCACGGTCGGTGCGGAGGGGTATCTGCGGCAGCTGCTGCCCGCCGTACTGGTGAGCGCGCTGGCCGTCCCCGTCGTGCTGCTGTTGCGGGCCGGCCGGCCGGCAGGGCGGCGTCCACTGGGGCTCGGCCCCCCGTCCTCGGCGCCCCGTGGGTTCCTCCGCGGCCTGGCCGTCACCGTGTCCTGTGCCGTCGCCGTCCTCGGTGCCGGTACCGCGCTCGGGTGGGTGCGCTGGTCCGAGCCGGACCCGGCGGCCCTTACGTCGTTCCTGGCCGGCAACGCCGTGGTGGCCGTGCTGCTGGAGGCGCTGCCGGAGGAGGTGACGCTGCGGGGCCTTGCCTGGGTCTCGTTGCGCGACCGGTTCGGCGGGGTGCTTTCGGCTCTGGGGACGACGGCGGTGTTCCTGCTGGTGCCGGCGGCCTCCACGGTGGTGCAGGCCGGGGTGTCCCGTGCCGTGGGCGTGGCCGCTCCGCCGGTGGGCCTGGCTCCCGCGGGCCAGGACCCCGTTGCCTACGCGGTCCTGCTCTTCGTCTTCGGGCTGACCCTGGTGGCCGCACGGACGGCACCGGGCCCCGCACCGCTGTGGGCGGCGATCGGCACCCACGTGGTCTTCCTGAGCGTCAATCGCGTCGTGTTCGAGGGCGCGGCGCGTGGCACGGGCTGGTCGGCGGAGGTCGGAGCGGACCACTCCGCGGTCCTGGTCCTCGGATACCTGGCGGCCACCGCGATGATCTTCGTGGGGGTGCGGGTGGTGTCGGCCCGGGGGAGGGGGCGGGGGTAA
- a CDS encoding ATP-binding protein, whose product MSTAEAPRTVTASPVLELQLDCHSEAVGPARHLVGAYMARLEPSVERETREAVILVVSELVTNAVRHAGGKSCTLRLLADPETIMVSVGDTSPVLPRPRTPDVTGEGGGFGWSMVCRIATTVEVSRGPSGKTVTATIPREVGRTGSGQSADAAPRPASTAVRRGGRRG is encoded by the coding sequence ATGAGCACCGCTGAGGCTCCGCGTACGGTCACCGCGTCGCCGGTGCTGGAGCTTCAACTGGACTGCCATTCCGAAGCCGTCGGTCCCGCGCGGCACCTCGTGGGCGCGTACATGGCGCGCCTGGAGCCCTCCGTGGAGAGGGAAACGCGGGAGGCGGTGATTCTGGTCGTCTCCGAACTGGTCACCAATGCCGTGCGGCACGCGGGCGGCAAGAGCTGCACGCTGCGGCTGCTGGCGGACCCGGAAACAATCATGGTGTCCGTGGGCGATACCAGCCCTGTGCTGCCCCGCCCCCGCACTCCCGACGTCACGGGAGAAGGCGGCGGGTTCGGCTGGTCGATGGTCTGTCGTATCGCGACAACCGTCGAGGTCAGCAGGGGGCCGAGCGGGAAGACCGTGACCGCGACCATCCCCCGTGAGGTGGGGCGGACGGGTTCCGGCCAGTCGGCGGACGCCGCGCCGCGGCCCGCCAGCACCGCCGTCCGGCGCGGCGGTCGCCGGGGCTGA
- the fabV gene encoding enoyl-[acyl-carrier-protein] reductase FabV, whose product MSERVITPRSRGFLFLDSHPAGCARLVEEMWQAVPSPEHVPDTAPVALVVGSSAGYGLAATIAGLARAGIRGIAVCLEKAPTERRTATAGWYRTAATAELALRHGHEMVFLNGDAFSDEIKDQVADLLRERFGRLDHLVYSVAAPRRTDPDTGAAHTSVLKPIGEAYRTKTLVFDGAGTPEVKMVETPPAEGDDIEQTVAVMGGADWERWVGHLADRGLLADGFTTAALSYIGSPLTDGIYRQGTIGAAKSHLEATARRLNERLDKLVRGRAVTSVNGAAVTQSSTAIPGIALYVGLLRGALGEGMVPPIAQLADLWDQLTGVRPLDVDEDGRVRLDAWELNSAVQAAVTERWETATTETITRLADLDWFHAEVQRLYGFAVPGVDYSAPTATQIPWPDTTS is encoded by the coding sequence ATGAGCGAACGCGTCATCACCCCACGCAGCCGCGGCTTCCTCTTCCTCGACTCCCACCCGGCCGGCTGCGCACGCCTGGTGGAGGAGATGTGGCAGGCCGTCCCCTCCCCCGAGCACGTCCCGGACACCGCTCCGGTGGCTCTCGTCGTGGGCTCCTCGGCGGGCTACGGGCTGGCCGCGACGATCGCCGGCCTCGCCCGGGCGGGGATCCGCGGCATCGCCGTCTGCCTCGAGAAGGCCCCCACCGAGCGGCGCACCGCCACCGCCGGCTGGTACCGCACCGCCGCCACCGCGGAACTCGCCCTTCGGCACGGTCACGAGATGGTGTTCCTCAACGGCGACGCCTTCTCCGACGAGATCAAGGACCAGGTCGCGGACCTGCTCCGGGAGCGCTTCGGCCGCCTGGACCATCTGGTCTATTCGGTGGCCGCTCCGCGGCGCACCGACCCGGACACCGGTGCCGCCCACACCTCCGTCCTCAAGCCCATCGGCGAGGCGTACCGCACCAAGACCCTCGTCTTCGACGGGGCGGGGACGCCGGAGGTCAAGATGGTGGAGACCCCGCCGGCCGAGGGCGACGACATCGAGCAGACGGTCGCGGTGATGGGCGGCGCGGACTGGGAGCGGTGGGTCGGCCACCTCGCCGACCGCGGTCTGCTCGCCGACGGTTTCACCACCGCTGCCCTCTCCTACATCGGATCCCCGCTGACGGACGGTATCTACCGGCAGGGCACCATCGGCGCCGCCAAGTCCCACCTGGAGGCGACCGCCCGTAGGCTCAACGAGCGCCTGGACAAGCTGGTCCGTGGTCGCGCGGTGACCTCCGTCAACGGGGCCGCGGTCACCCAGTCCTCCACCGCCATCCCGGGCATCGCGCTCTATGTGGGCCTGCTGCGCGGCGCCCTCGGCGAGGGCATGGTCCCGCCGATCGCCCAGCTGGCCGATCTGTGGGACCAGCTCACGGGCGTCCGGCCGCTCGATGTCGACGAGGACGGCCGGGTACGGCTCGACGCCTGGGAGCTCAACAGTGCGGTCCAGGCCGCCGTCACCGAGCGGTGGGAGACGGCCACCACCGAGACCATCACCCGTCTCGCCGACCTCGACTGGTTCCACGCCGAGGTCCAGCGGCTCTACGGCTTCGCGGTGCCCGGCGTCGACTACAGCGCCCCCACGGCCACGCAGATCCCCTGGCCGGACACCACTTCCTGA